The stretch of DNA TCTTAATCAGTTACAAGTATTATGCTGTTTTATCAACTGCTTAATTTACCTAACTTTACTTACAGGTGTAAACTACTTTCCCCTCCATCATTCGAACTGTGCAAGGTGTTGATAGTAATTACGACCGCTGCGAGCGCGAGCTGCTTAAGTGACGTAACAATCGTACTGCATTGTGGGACATATAggtgcctgaagtgtacatatgaagtagactcgctccctcggtcaaaatcgagggaacgagggtctgtccatataaacttccctcgtccacttcacgaagtggaacgcacttcaaaatggcggcagggattcccccgaggggaagtgtgtagggaagttcgcgagtgcgtgtctaaaactggagtggaacgcagccccGATCTACAGTGATGTCGCCGTGACGTCGCCGCGGGTCTATCGTCTGCCTTGACACGGTCTGACGGCGACGTAAGGGTAGACTGCGCCTTATCCTTCGCCTGCTTAGCCTTAGAAGTGGCACGTTTGGCCTCCCATAGTTAGCCACCCCTGGTAGAGAGCATAGAGCTCCATTAACTGCACTAAGTGTGTCAGATAACAGAgaaatacaaaatgtgcagagcgtTGGGTCCCCAGGACCAGGATGGAAAACCACTGCATTAGATCCATTGCAGTTTTACCAGTATTGTAAGGGAACTTACTGTAGCAAATTATCTCAAaagggaaatattaataattattcataacttatgattaattatgaatatttggatcagttaatCGGATTAACTTGATGTAGCTACTTTAACATTACATCAATTAATCAGTTTGTCTTGTGATCACTTAGTATTGATTATTAATTCTATGAAGAGGATATTTTTCATGgccacagaaaaataattatttcttaGCATTAACAGCGCTTGGAGCGTGTAAAAAGATTGATCATTTAAGTGACAATTTATCTGCAGGCAGggagtcagaaccaaatatGTAATGCGGTCTGGGAAAACGTGGGATGTTGTGATGGAACGTTTTCAGTAAAGTCAAAAAATAGgttgaatgtcatttttttgtcagaattgggttttcattaaattattattttgtaacatcttgTCTATCATCTCAAAATTTGCCTAAGTGCATAAAAATAGCGATTTATAGTGGCAAGCTGAAAAGACTGTTTTTCTCTAACATACCCTTctgaggtgaaaaaaaaaatcagccatAGCTTTCCCTCTCTTAACACTACACAGACAGTTCACCTATCAAAATAAACCACATACCAGGTAGAATGAAGGTGTATTAATGCAGATTTCCCACTAGTCCTGTATAAACTAAGGcacacaaagatattttttcTAACACGTTATCATGAGAAGACACATATGTACATAATGCACATACGTGTTCTAATTATGTGTTTATTAgaggttgatttcaaataaaatactgCCAAACTGCCCATACTACTTCTgaataggatgtctacttcataaaatgtatgaaaatatagaaatatatggATCAGATCAATCAAATAAATGGAGGCCCCTTGCATGGTCAGTAATAGAGCTTGGAtgtaatctagtgaaaaagtttggtactgcgctcaaacaaaatcttactgaaagctcattttataaatatatcaacCTAAAATTTGTAAAGTTGacatttttggctttgattttctagcaGTTTAAGTAACTTTTACCATAACTTTTGTTACAGACAAGCTATGAATCCAGCTTTTTTGTGATATTAAAACCTGTGGTAAAATTTCACCATGTGATGGGTTTTCGCAGATCACATCACatatgtattgtgcacaagTTTTTTTACTAAATCACAAAAACACCTACTCTAACAAACACAATCACACATACAATGTAAAATGAAAAGTGATAGAATGAAACCGGAAATGGAAACAGGGAATGAAGCTATGGAAGAATCATTAAACCAGGAAAAGAACAAACAGCTTATTTCAAAACACCTGATTAAAAGGATTTTACTGCGCATCCTAAAACCTCTTGCATAAACcgcttagactagtcttaacAGTTAAGACACTTTATTTTTCTTGAAGAGTGGTCctaatttttttaaagtccattacataaaaaggtagattggtGTAATTGGAATTGgaaaataacattgattaccccttggttaactgcaagttggtcaaactagttcGTAATGTCACAGTCTTAATATAATGAAGTTTATGTAACTGGCCCGTTTAATTATAATGTTCAATACCTGCATGCCTTTTGCAGTAGCAGCAGTCTGTTCTGAGCAGGAAATTCTTCTGTGGAGACTTTTACGATCCTTTGTCCTTCTAGCAGGGCCTTTGCATATGTAACTGGATAGGTTGTTGAAGAAgaaactattaaagattcttgtaatactCATATGTTGCACAGGTATCGACATATCATATACACAATCATTTAATTCTTCAAAATACAAACTCGTAGACCCCAAACTTGGTATAGGTGAGGTTACAATAACCGTTGGTTCTAtcataaaatatgcataaaacaCAATACCATATAAAAGACTCTACACAAGACAGTAATAATCATACACACAATGTCCTGGGATATGGGATacatgttcatttatagaacaGTCAAGTCTATAAATTGAGGCAGAAGTGTCTGTTTTTACAGGCTTTGTGTCTTCCCTATGGCCTGATCCGAGTGAGTTTGGAGCAGAGTTCCGCATTCTCTTTTAAGTCGTACTGGTTCTAATACTTCGGGGCTGTCGCAGACACCTTGGCGCAGGgtttttaaagattatttgttatataacaaatgtgtctgatttgtctcagtcgTTACATTGCCATTAACCAATAAGTTTTTAccatagcatttttacagtattttaacattaaaatgacaaacatttttacagtgcattataTGCTATATAAACATAGGAGCCTGGAAACAGAGCCATTGTTTCACATTCATTATGTGCCATATAAATCTGGGGAACATAGGACTCTGAAAAACTTGTTGGGATGTCATTTGAACATGACGTTTTGTCATAATCGCACATTTAatttcctgtggaacaggaatgGAAAGAGCATGTTAAGAAGATGATTAATGTTAGACCTAGTCTCAAACCACAGGAGCCCATTTGTGTAGACAGACAGAGGCAACAGAAGGAGGTAGCAGGAGACATAGTAATGGTAAAACTGAGCACATTTTATTGAATAAACTTAGTTGTTTCAATTCTCAATGCTCACGGACTTTGTCCGTGATATTATTCCAAACTGCTTTACAACATCATCCTGTGACCGCGGAAAAACACTGAAATGAATCCAACTCCCTCTTATCTCTAGACTATGAAGACCACACAATCTTAAGACTAAATATCAACAGCAAAACATTGCAAGAGTAAGGAATATAATGAGTAATATAATAAAACTGAACCGAAAGGAACATGAATagaattattaaaaaagatGAAAAGTTTGCTCTCTTCAACGTACACACAAAGAGGACAACAAAAAAGGGCCAGTTGTGTGATTCAGAGGTAACGAATATAGAGACGCTATAATACAATGGAAATTAGAGGATGCCTACCGCAACtgataaatatttgaaattacagGAAACAGTCAGGCGTGGTCAGAATACTAAATTTGGGTCACATTCAGCTGCGGTGTGAACGTAGCCTTGATTTCACACAGATACGTATTTTCTGGTGCCATCTTAAATTGCTGAGCCATTTAaatctctttccacacacagaacacaaATGGGGTTTCATATCTGCATGGCTTTTCAGGTGTATCTGTAAgtgagaaaacaaaataaattttttatcaCACTGATCACAATTAAATTGCCTTCCTCCAGAGTGAATGGGCAGGTGACTTTTGAAATGACCCCTTTTTGTTACCCTCCTTTCACACTGCAATTTCTTTCCAGAATGAGTTTGCAAATGACGTTTCAGATCTCGTTGATACGTGAAACTCTTTTTACACTCAAGACATgtaaaaggcttctctccagtgtgaagtcTCATGTGAGTTTGGAGGCTTACATTatgtctgaaactctttccacattgatgGCAtatgaaaggcttctctccagtgtgaagtcTCATGTGAGTCTTGAGGTTTCCTTTaaatgtgaaactctttccacagtgatggcacatgaaaggcttctctccaatATGAGCTATTACATGATTCTTAAGTTGTTTACTGTCTGTGAATGCCATTCCACACTGCTGACATATAAAACGGTTCTCTCTTGAATGAATCCTCATGTGGTAATTAAGGGTTACTTTACATCTGAAACCATTTCCACACTGACTACAtatgaatggcttctctccagtgtgaattctcatgtgagtCTTAAGATTACCTTTTTGTGAGAAGCTCTTCCCACATAGTTTGCACGTGTGAGGGCTCTCTCGCGTGTGACTTCTCATGTGGGCATTAAGTGTTGATTTGTATGTGAAACTCTTTTTGCACTGAGGGCatgtgtaaggcttctctccagtgtgaagtcTCATGTGAGTCTTAAGGCTTACTTTATGACTGAATCTCTTTCCACAGTGATGGcatgtgaaaggcttctctccagtgtgaattctcatgtgtgttttaaggttttttttatatttgaaaccCCTTCCACACTGCTGGcatgtgaaaggcttctctccagagtGAATTATCACATGCCTGTTAAAGCGATTCATGTCTGAGAAACTCATTCCACAGTGATGACATGTAAAACAATTAATTCTTgagtgaactctcatgtggttATTAAGGCCTACTTTACGTGTGAAAGACTTTTCACATTGATCACATGAAAATGGCTTCAATCCATTGTGAATGTTCATGTGATATCTAAGGTTTAGTTCTCGAGTGAAGCTCTTTCCACAAAGTTCACAGTTAAAAAGCTTCTCTCTagtgtgagttctcatgtggCTTTTAAGAGTTCCTTTTTGAGCAAAACACTTTCCACACTGCTGGCAGATGTAAGagttttctccagtatgaattttcatgtggactttaaggtttcctttttcagggaaactctttccacactgttggcagatgTAATGGCTCTCTCCAatatgaattctcatgtggactataAGGTTTCCAGGTTGACTGaatctctttccacactgaaagCAGGTGAAATGACTGCTAGTGTtttcagtctgtgtgcatttTTCTCCACTGACAGAATCATGATTTTTCTCAAAGTGATATTTCTCATCAATT from Chanodichthys erythropterus isolate Z2021 chromosome 8, ASM2448905v1, whole genome shotgun sequence encodes:
- the LOC137024109 gene encoding zinc finger protein 665-like, which produces MAFIKEESEDMKIAEAFGVKREDIEQLTDLMPLKEESQELSEIDEKYHFEKNHDSVSGEKCTQTENTSSHFTCFQCGKRFSQPGNLIVHMRIHIGESHYICQQCGKSFPEKGNLKVHMKIHTGENSYICQQCGKCFAQKGTLKSHMRTHTREKLFNCELCGKSFTRELNLRYHMNIHNGLKPFSCDQCEKSFTRKVGLNNHMRVHSRINCFTCHHCGMSFSDMNRFNRHVIIHSGEKPFTCQQCGRGFKYKKNLKTHMRIHTGEKPFTCHHCGKRFSHKVSLKTHMRLHTGEKPYTCPQCKKSFTYKSTLNAHMRSHTRESPHTCKLCGKSFSQKGNLKTHMRIHTGEKPFICSQCGNGFRCKVTLNYHMRIHSRENRFICQQCGMAFTDSKQLKNHVIAHIGEKPFMCHHCGKSFTFKGNLKTHMRLHTGEKPFICHQCGKSFRHNVSLQTHMRLHTGEKPFTCLECKKSFTYQRDLKRHLQTHSGKKLQCERRVTKRGHFKSHLPIHSGGRQFNCDQCDKKFILFSHLQIHLKSHADMKPHLCSVCGKRFKWLSNLRWHQKIRICVKSRLRSHRS